One window from the genome of Cryptomeria japonica chromosome 6, Sugi_1.0, whole genome shotgun sequence encodes:
- the LOC131070709 gene encoding mavicyanin: protein MALNKGLLFWVAFLSVFQASMADQIKVGGTGTWDKTTNYQNWADSTTFHVGDSIAFTYNSAHSVVETDSMGFQSCTPSTILLQDNSGSTVVPLKTEGTHYFICNTPGHCSSGMKFSVTVLPSTISPTTTTPTSTEEKNLAATVAPPKSLLAGVGIMGIAPFILFI from the exons ATGGCATTGAATAAGGGGCTGCTCTTTTGGGTTGCGTTCTTATCTGTTTTTCAAGCTTCTATGGCGGATCAGATCAAGGTAGGAGGAACAGGGACATGGGATAAGACCACTAATTATCAGAACTGGGCAGACAGTACTACTTTTCATGTCGGGGACTCAATCG CATTTACATACAACTCGGCGCACTCTGTAGTGGAGACAGATTCAATGGGGTTCCAGTCGTGCACACCTTCAACCATACTTTTGCAAGATAACAGTGGAAGTACGGTGGTACCGCTTAAAACTGAAGGAACGCATTACTTCATCTGCAACACTCCTGGGCATTGCTCAAGTGGAATGAAATTTAGTGTTACTGTTCTTCCCTCCACCATCAGCCCAACCACGACCACGCCCACCTCCACTGAAGAGAAAAACTTGGCTGCCACTGTAGCGCCACCAAAATCTCTCTTAGCTGGTGTGGGAATAATGGGCATCGCTCCTTTTATACTCTTCATATAA